The segment AGCAGGTTCAGAATGCCTATAACTTCTACTGGACCGAAGAGGATGTCCATGAGCGCCTTGATGCCAAGATGACCATGGCATTCCATGCCGTGCATGACATGGCTCAACGCAAGCAGGTCCACAACCGCCTGGCAGCCTATCTGGTCGCAGTGGACCGGGTCGCCCACGCCATGCGCCTGCGAGGTTGGGTGTAGCACTGTTCCTGAGACGAGTATTCAACTCCCGCCTGTCGCCGTGACGGGCGGGAGGTTACTAACTCCCACGAGAATCTCCATGACCATCATTACTCTGCAACTTTCCGGTATAGCTCACGGCGGCGAGGGCCTGGGTCGCCACGAGGGCAAGATCGTTTTCGTTCCCTACGCGATTCCTGGTGAGCGGGTACGCGTCGAGGTGCTTGAGGAAAAGGCCCGTTGGGCACGAGCCAGGCTTCTGGAGGTATTGGAGCCTTCGGCCGACCGCATCGAGGCGCCCTGTCCCTACTTTGGGCCAGGTAGGTGCGGTGGATGCCAATGGCAGCACATCACCTATGAACGCCAGTTGGCTCTAAAAAAGGAGATCGTAGTCGACCAGTTGAAGCGTCTCGGCCGCGTTGCTGATCCGCCCGTTGAAGATGTGGTCGCTCTGGCCGACGAGGATGGACTGCTGGCCTTTTTTTATCGCAATCATGTACAGCTCGCAGCAGATGAGGAGCAGCATTTTGGCTACATACGGGACGCTGAGGGGCGGAGCAGCTCCCGGGGTCGCAAGGGCCCGGCGGCAAAAGATGTGATTGCTGTCGACAGATGTTTGCTGCTGCATCCCCTTCTGGATGATCTGCATGGAGCACTGGAGCGGGGCTTACAGGCGCCGGCTGAACCTTTAAGCACGGGCGGCGAGGACGCAGCTGAAGCAGATGAAAAAGCTGAGCCGGTTGTTGTGCACCGTGTCGGTATGAGGACGGGTGTCAACACGGGCCAGCGTTTGATGGCCTTTGAGACGGCAGGTGATCAAGTTCCGGGGTTCGTGGTTGAGGACTTACCCGTGCATTGCGTAGTGCGCCACAAGGATGGCAGCATCTATCCCTTGATCGGCGACCCCTGGATCGAGGAAATCGTTGGAGGAGCTACGTTTCGCGTTTCCGCCGGCAGTTTCTTTCAGGTGAACACGGTCGGCGCCGAGGCGATGGTCCACCTGGCCAGCGAGATGTTGGCACCCCAGGGCCATGAAGTCCTGATTGACGGTTATTGTGGCGTAGGGTTGTTCGCGCTGACTCTGGCGCATCAGGTGAGCCAGGTCATCGCGATTGAACAGTCTGAGTCGGCCTGCGAGGATTTCGCCTGGAACGGCCACGATTTGGATAACGTGGCCCTTTTCGAAGGTTCAGTTGCGGAGGTGTTGGCTGCTCTCGATCAAACCCAGCATTGCGAAATCGCCATCATCGATCCTCCACGGAGTGGCACCGGGCGGGAGGTGATTGAGCACCTGCACAGGTTGGGGATACGCCGATTGCTCTACGTCTCCTGCGATCCGGCCACCCTGGCTCGGGATACGCTATTGCTGACAGACGCCGGCTATAAGCTGCGCCAGGTACAGCCGGTCGACATGTTTCCCCAGACCTATCATATTGAAAGTCTGGCGCTCTTTACCCG is part of the Chloroflexota bacterium genome and harbors:
- the rlmD gene encoding 23S rRNA (uracil(1939)-C(5))-methyltransferase RlmD encodes the protein MTIITLQLSGIAHGGEGLGRHEGKIVFVPYAIPGERVRVEVLEEKARWARARLLEVLEPSADRIEAPCPYFGPGRCGGCQWQHITYERQLALKKEIVVDQLKRLGRVADPPVEDVVALADEDGLLAFFYRNHVQLAADEEQHFGYIRDAEGRSSSRGRKGPAAKDVIAVDRCLLLHPLLDDLHGALERGLQAPAEPLSTGGEDAAEADEKAEPVVVHRVGMRTGVNTGQRLMAFETAGDQVPGFVVEDLPVHCVVRHKDGSIYPLIGDPWIEEIVGGATFRVSAGSFFQVNTVGAEAMVHLASEMLAPQGHEVLIDGYCGVGLFALTLAHQVSQVIAIEQSESACEDFAWNGHDLDNVALFEGSVAEVLAALDQTQHCEIAIIDPPRSGTGREVIEHLHRLGIRRLLYVSCDPATLARDTLLLTDAGYKLRQVQPVDMFPQTYHIESLALFTR